From the Mangifera indica cultivar Alphonso chromosome 10, CATAS_Mindica_2.1, whole genome shotgun sequence genome, one window contains:
- the LOC123228153 gene encoding GATA transcription factor 19-like isoform X1, with product MNPRTLQARPYGDFDDRNNYNNNNHHHHPVVQNDAEEAGLSDSEDEAKEEEETQVRSLVNHERTNGSRPRYPESTGTGELTLSFEGEVYVFPAVTPQKVRALLLLLGECDIPTAVPSSEGFLQENVKVVGNASHGSKLSGRIASLMRFREKRKERCFEKRIHYNCRKEVAERMNRKNGQFTSSKGSYNTDAVNSNPSNCAASESLLRRCQHCGVSQQFTPAMRRGPAGPRTLCNACGLMWANKGTLRDLTKGGRTGSFENELETRSDVKPSTMEAENIYANQDEQASPDETKPVAMQPENNSLMPNEQLNNEQYLLESDDGITNHMPIEVENSFMNLDEEQDLQDTMDELADASGSDFEIPSHFNAQVALLIYYSSVDSSL from the exons ATGAATCCAAGAACGCTTCAAGCGCGACCTTACGGAGACTTTGACGACcgtaataattataataataacaatcatcatcatcatccggTGGTACAAAATGACGCCGAAGAAGCCGGACTGTCTGACTCCGAAGATGAagcaaaggaagaagaagaaactcaaGTTAGGTCGTTGGTCAACCATGAGAGGACTAATGGTAGTAGACCTCGTTATCCTGAGTCAACTGGCACTGGTGAACTTACTCTATCCTTCGAAGGCGAGGTCTATGTCTTCCCTGCCGTAACTCCTCAGAAG GTGCGCGCACTGCTTTTATTGCTAGGTGAGTGTGATATTCCTACTGCTGTTCCCAGCTCTGAAGGTTTTCTACAAGAAAATGTCAAG GTTGTGGGAAATGCCTCACATGGGTCAAAGCTTTCAGGAAGAATTGCCTCACTCATGAGGTTTCGTGAAAAGCGGAAAGAAAGATGctttgaaaagagaattcattACAATTGTCGGAAAGAGGTTGCTGAGAG GATGAATCGTAAGAATGGACAATTTACATCATCAAAGGGTTCTTATAATACAGATGCTGTAAATTCAAATCCAAGCAATTGTGCTGCTTCAGAATCTCT TTTACGAAGATGTCAACATTGTGGGGTAAGCCAGCAGTTCACTCCAGCAATGCGTAGGGGGCCAGCTGGTCCTAGAACTCTTTGCAATGCTTGTGGCCTTATGTGGGCAAACAAG GGAACCTTGAGAGATCTTACAAAAGGGGGAAGGACTGGTTCTTTTGAAAATGAGTTG GAAACTCGAAGTGATGTTAAGCCTTCAACCATGGAAGCGGAAAATATTTACGCCAACCAGGATGAGCAG GCAAGCCCGGATGAGACAAAGCCTGTAGCTATGCAGccagaaaataattctttgaTGCCAAATGAGCAG TTGAACAATGAGCAGTATCTGTTGGAAAGTGATGATGGTATTACAAATCATATGCCCATTGAAGTGGAGAATTCATTTATGAACCTTGATGAGGAG CAGGATTTGCAGGACACAATGGACGAGCTTGCAGATGCTTCAGGATCAGATTTTGAAATCCCTTCACATTTCAATGCTCAG GTAGCATTGCTCATATACTATTCTAGTGTTGACTCCTCTTTGTGA
- the LOC123228153 gene encoding GATA transcription factor 19-like isoform X6, translating to MNPRTLQARPYGDFDDRNNYNNNNHHHHPVVQNDAEEAGLSDSEDEAKEEEETQVRSLVNHERTNGSRPRYPESTGTGELTLSFEGEVYVFPAVTPQKVRALLLLLGECDIPTAVPSSEGFLQENVKVVGNASHGSKLSGRIASLMRFREKRKERCFEKRIHYNCRKEVAERMNRKNGQFTSSKGSYNTDAVNSNPSNCAASESLLRRCQHCGVSQQFTPAMRRGPAGPRTLCNACGLMWANKGTLRDLTKGGRTGSFENELETRSDVKPSTMEAENIYANQDEQASPDETKPVAMQPENNSLMPNEQQDLQDTMDELADASGSDFEIPSHFNAQVNVACSNLVTDWP from the exons ATGAATCCAAGAACGCTTCAAGCGCGACCTTACGGAGACTTTGACGACcgtaataattataataataacaatcatcatcatcatccggTGGTACAAAATGACGCCGAAGAAGCCGGACTGTCTGACTCCGAAGATGAagcaaaggaagaagaagaaactcaaGTTAGGTCGTTGGTCAACCATGAGAGGACTAATGGTAGTAGACCTCGTTATCCTGAGTCAACTGGCACTGGTGAACTTACTCTATCCTTCGAAGGCGAGGTCTATGTCTTCCCTGCCGTAACTCCTCAGAAG GTGCGCGCACTGCTTTTATTGCTAGGTGAGTGTGATATTCCTACTGCTGTTCCCAGCTCTGAAGGTTTTCTACAAGAAAATGTCAAG GTTGTGGGAAATGCCTCACATGGGTCAAAGCTTTCAGGAAGAATTGCCTCACTCATGAGGTTTCGTGAAAAGCGGAAAGAAAGATGctttgaaaagagaattcattACAATTGTCGGAAAGAGGTTGCTGAGAG GATGAATCGTAAGAATGGACAATTTACATCATCAAAGGGTTCTTATAATACAGATGCTGTAAATTCAAATCCAAGCAATTGTGCTGCTTCAGAATCTCT TTTACGAAGATGTCAACATTGTGGGGTAAGCCAGCAGTTCACTCCAGCAATGCGTAGGGGGCCAGCTGGTCCTAGAACTCTTTGCAATGCTTGTGGCCTTATGTGGGCAAACAAG GGAACCTTGAGAGATCTTACAAAAGGGGGAAGGACTGGTTCTTTTGAAAATGAGTTG GAAACTCGAAGTGATGTTAAGCCTTCAACCATGGAAGCGGAAAATATTTACGCCAACCAGGATGAGCAG GCAAGCCCGGATGAGACAAAGCCTGTAGCTATGCAGccagaaaataattctttgaTGCCAAATGAGCAG CAGGATTTGCAGGACACAATGGACGAGCTTGCAGATGCTTCAGGATCAGATTTTGAAATCCCTTCACATTTCAATGCTCAG GTCAATGTTGCCTGTTCCAATTTGGTGACTGACTGGCCATAG
- the LOC123228153 gene encoding GATA transcription factor 19-like isoform X4 translates to MNPRTLQARPYGDFDDRNNYNNNNHHHHPVVQNDAEEAGLSDSEDEAKEEEETQVRSLVNHERTNGSRPRYPESTGTGELTLSFEGEVYVFPAVTPQKVRALLLLLGECDIPTAVPSSEGFLQENVKVVGNASHGSKLSGRIASLMRFREKRKERCFEKRIHYNCRKEVAERMNRKNGQFTSSKGSYNTDAVNSNPSNCAASESLLRRCQHCGVSQQFTPAMRRGPAGPRTLCNACGLMWANKGTLRDLTKGGRTGSFENELETRSDVKPSTMEAENIYANQDEQASPDETKPVAMQPENNSLMPNEQLNNEQYLLESDDGITNHMPIEVENSFMNLDEEDLQDTMDELADASGSDFEIPSHFNAQVNVACSNLVTDWP, encoded by the exons ATGAATCCAAGAACGCTTCAAGCGCGACCTTACGGAGACTTTGACGACcgtaataattataataataacaatcatcatcatcatccggTGGTACAAAATGACGCCGAAGAAGCCGGACTGTCTGACTCCGAAGATGAagcaaaggaagaagaagaaactcaaGTTAGGTCGTTGGTCAACCATGAGAGGACTAATGGTAGTAGACCTCGTTATCCTGAGTCAACTGGCACTGGTGAACTTACTCTATCCTTCGAAGGCGAGGTCTATGTCTTCCCTGCCGTAACTCCTCAGAAG GTGCGCGCACTGCTTTTATTGCTAGGTGAGTGTGATATTCCTACTGCTGTTCCCAGCTCTGAAGGTTTTCTACAAGAAAATGTCAAG GTTGTGGGAAATGCCTCACATGGGTCAAAGCTTTCAGGAAGAATTGCCTCACTCATGAGGTTTCGTGAAAAGCGGAAAGAAAGATGctttgaaaagagaattcattACAATTGTCGGAAAGAGGTTGCTGAGAG GATGAATCGTAAGAATGGACAATTTACATCATCAAAGGGTTCTTATAATACAGATGCTGTAAATTCAAATCCAAGCAATTGTGCTGCTTCAGAATCTCT TTTACGAAGATGTCAACATTGTGGGGTAAGCCAGCAGTTCACTCCAGCAATGCGTAGGGGGCCAGCTGGTCCTAGAACTCTTTGCAATGCTTGTGGCCTTATGTGGGCAAACAAG GGAACCTTGAGAGATCTTACAAAAGGGGGAAGGACTGGTTCTTTTGAAAATGAGTTG GAAACTCGAAGTGATGTTAAGCCTTCAACCATGGAAGCGGAAAATATTTACGCCAACCAGGATGAGCAG GCAAGCCCGGATGAGACAAAGCCTGTAGCTATGCAGccagaaaataattctttgaTGCCAAATGAGCAG TTGAACAATGAGCAGTATCTGTTGGAAAGTGATGATGGTATTACAAATCATATGCCCATTGAAGTGGAGAATTCATTTATGAACCTTGATGAGGAG GATTTGCAGGACACAATGGACGAGCTTGCAGATGCTTCAGGATCAGATTTTGAAATCCCTTCACATTTCAATGCTCAG GTCAATGTTGCCTGTTCCAATTTGGTGACTGACTGGCCATAG
- the LOC123228153 gene encoding GATA transcription factor 19-like isoform X7 has protein sequence MNPRTLQARPYGDFDDRNNYNNNNHHHHPVVQNDAEEAGLSDSEDEAKEEEETQVRSLVNHERTNGSRPRYPESTGTGELTLSFEGEVYVFPAVTPQKVRALLLLLGECDIPTAVPSSEGFLQENVKVVGNASHGSKLSGRIASLMRFREKRKERCFEKRIHYNCRKEVAERMNRKNGQFTSSKGSYNTDAVNSNPSNCAASESLLRRCQHCGVSQQFTPAMRRGPAGPRTLCNACGLMWANKGTLRDLTKGGRTGSFENELETRSDVKPSTMEAENIYANQDEQASPDETKPVAMQPENNSLMPNEQDLQDTMDELADASGSDFEIPSHFNAQVALLIYYSSVDSSL, from the exons ATGAATCCAAGAACGCTTCAAGCGCGACCTTACGGAGACTTTGACGACcgtaataattataataataacaatcatcatcatcatccggTGGTACAAAATGACGCCGAAGAAGCCGGACTGTCTGACTCCGAAGATGAagcaaaggaagaagaagaaactcaaGTTAGGTCGTTGGTCAACCATGAGAGGACTAATGGTAGTAGACCTCGTTATCCTGAGTCAACTGGCACTGGTGAACTTACTCTATCCTTCGAAGGCGAGGTCTATGTCTTCCCTGCCGTAACTCCTCAGAAG GTGCGCGCACTGCTTTTATTGCTAGGTGAGTGTGATATTCCTACTGCTGTTCCCAGCTCTGAAGGTTTTCTACAAGAAAATGTCAAG GTTGTGGGAAATGCCTCACATGGGTCAAAGCTTTCAGGAAGAATTGCCTCACTCATGAGGTTTCGTGAAAAGCGGAAAGAAAGATGctttgaaaagagaattcattACAATTGTCGGAAAGAGGTTGCTGAGAG GATGAATCGTAAGAATGGACAATTTACATCATCAAAGGGTTCTTATAATACAGATGCTGTAAATTCAAATCCAAGCAATTGTGCTGCTTCAGAATCTCT TTTACGAAGATGTCAACATTGTGGGGTAAGCCAGCAGTTCACTCCAGCAATGCGTAGGGGGCCAGCTGGTCCTAGAACTCTTTGCAATGCTTGTGGCCTTATGTGGGCAAACAAG GGAACCTTGAGAGATCTTACAAAAGGGGGAAGGACTGGTTCTTTTGAAAATGAGTTG GAAACTCGAAGTGATGTTAAGCCTTCAACCATGGAAGCGGAAAATATTTACGCCAACCAGGATGAGCAG GCAAGCCCGGATGAGACAAAGCCTGTAGCTATGCAGccagaaaataattctttgaTGCCAAATGAGCAG GATTTGCAGGACACAATGGACGAGCTTGCAGATGCTTCAGGATCAGATTTTGAAATCCCTTCACATTTCAATGCTCAG GTAGCATTGCTCATATACTATTCTAGTGTTGACTCCTCTTTGTGA
- the LOC123228153 gene encoding GATA transcription factor 19-like isoform X8: MNPRTLQARPYGDFDDRNNYNNNNHHHHPVVQNDAEEAGLSDSEDEAKEEEETQVRSLVNHERTNGSRPRYPESTGTGELTLSFEGEVYVFPAVTPQKVRALLLLLGECDIPTAVPSSEGFLQENVKVVGNASHGSKLSGRIASLMRFREKRKERCFEKRIHYNCRKEVAERMNRKNGQFTSSKGSYNTDAVNSNPSNCAASESLLRRCQHCGVSQQFTPAMRRGPAGPRTLCNACGLMWANKGTLRDLTKGGRTGSFENELETRSDVKPSTMEAENIYANQDEQASPDETKPVAMQPENNSLMPNEQDLQDTMDELADASGSDFEIPSHFNAQVNVACSNLVTDWP; encoded by the exons ATGAATCCAAGAACGCTTCAAGCGCGACCTTACGGAGACTTTGACGACcgtaataattataataataacaatcatcatcatcatccggTGGTACAAAATGACGCCGAAGAAGCCGGACTGTCTGACTCCGAAGATGAagcaaaggaagaagaagaaactcaaGTTAGGTCGTTGGTCAACCATGAGAGGACTAATGGTAGTAGACCTCGTTATCCTGAGTCAACTGGCACTGGTGAACTTACTCTATCCTTCGAAGGCGAGGTCTATGTCTTCCCTGCCGTAACTCCTCAGAAG GTGCGCGCACTGCTTTTATTGCTAGGTGAGTGTGATATTCCTACTGCTGTTCCCAGCTCTGAAGGTTTTCTACAAGAAAATGTCAAG GTTGTGGGAAATGCCTCACATGGGTCAAAGCTTTCAGGAAGAATTGCCTCACTCATGAGGTTTCGTGAAAAGCGGAAAGAAAGATGctttgaaaagagaattcattACAATTGTCGGAAAGAGGTTGCTGAGAG GATGAATCGTAAGAATGGACAATTTACATCATCAAAGGGTTCTTATAATACAGATGCTGTAAATTCAAATCCAAGCAATTGTGCTGCTTCAGAATCTCT TTTACGAAGATGTCAACATTGTGGGGTAAGCCAGCAGTTCACTCCAGCAATGCGTAGGGGGCCAGCTGGTCCTAGAACTCTTTGCAATGCTTGTGGCCTTATGTGGGCAAACAAG GGAACCTTGAGAGATCTTACAAAAGGGGGAAGGACTGGTTCTTTTGAAAATGAGTTG GAAACTCGAAGTGATGTTAAGCCTTCAACCATGGAAGCGGAAAATATTTACGCCAACCAGGATGAGCAG GCAAGCCCGGATGAGACAAAGCCTGTAGCTATGCAGccagaaaataattctttgaTGCCAAATGAGCAG GATTTGCAGGACACAATGGACGAGCTTGCAGATGCTTCAGGATCAGATTTTGAAATCCCTTCACATTTCAATGCTCAG GTCAATGTTGCCTGTTCCAATTTGGTGACTGACTGGCCATAG
- the LOC123228153 gene encoding GATA transcription factor 19-like isoform X2, whose product MNPRTLQARPYGDFDDRNNYNNNNHHHHPVVQNDAEEAGLSDSEDEAKEEEETQVRSLVNHERTNGSRPRYPESTGTGELTLSFEGEVYVFPAVTPQKVRALLLLLGECDIPTAVPSSEGFLQENVKVVGNASHGSKLSGRIASLMRFREKRKERCFEKRIHYNCRKEVAERMNRKNGQFTSSKGSYNTDAVNSNPSNCAASESLLRRCQHCGVSQQFTPAMRRGPAGPRTLCNACGLMWANKGTLRDLTKGGRTGSFENELETRSDVKPSTMEAENIYANQDEQASPDETKPVAMQPENNSLMPNEQLNNEQYLLESDDGITNHMPIEVENSFMNLDEEQDLQDTMDELADASGSDFEIPSHFNAQVNVACSNLVTDWP is encoded by the exons ATGAATCCAAGAACGCTTCAAGCGCGACCTTACGGAGACTTTGACGACcgtaataattataataataacaatcatcatcatcatccggTGGTACAAAATGACGCCGAAGAAGCCGGACTGTCTGACTCCGAAGATGAagcaaaggaagaagaagaaactcaaGTTAGGTCGTTGGTCAACCATGAGAGGACTAATGGTAGTAGACCTCGTTATCCTGAGTCAACTGGCACTGGTGAACTTACTCTATCCTTCGAAGGCGAGGTCTATGTCTTCCCTGCCGTAACTCCTCAGAAG GTGCGCGCACTGCTTTTATTGCTAGGTGAGTGTGATATTCCTACTGCTGTTCCCAGCTCTGAAGGTTTTCTACAAGAAAATGTCAAG GTTGTGGGAAATGCCTCACATGGGTCAAAGCTTTCAGGAAGAATTGCCTCACTCATGAGGTTTCGTGAAAAGCGGAAAGAAAGATGctttgaaaagagaattcattACAATTGTCGGAAAGAGGTTGCTGAGAG GATGAATCGTAAGAATGGACAATTTACATCATCAAAGGGTTCTTATAATACAGATGCTGTAAATTCAAATCCAAGCAATTGTGCTGCTTCAGAATCTCT TTTACGAAGATGTCAACATTGTGGGGTAAGCCAGCAGTTCACTCCAGCAATGCGTAGGGGGCCAGCTGGTCCTAGAACTCTTTGCAATGCTTGTGGCCTTATGTGGGCAAACAAG GGAACCTTGAGAGATCTTACAAAAGGGGGAAGGACTGGTTCTTTTGAAAATGAGTTG GAAACTCGAAGTGATGTTAAGCCTTCAACCATGGAAGCGGAAAATATTTACGCCAACCAGGATGAGCAG GCAAGCCCGGATGAGACAAAGCCTGTAGCTATGCAGccagaaaataattctttgaTGCCAAATGAGCAG TTGAACAATGAGCAGTATCTGTTGGAAAGTGATGATGGTATTACAAATCATATGCCCATTGAAGTGGAGAATTCATTTATGAACCTTGATGAGGAG CAGGATTTGCAGGACACAATGGACGAGCTTGCAGATGCTTCAGGATCAGATTTTGAAATCCCTTCACATTTCAATGCTCAG GTCAATGTTGCCTGTTCCAATTTGGTGACTGACTGGCCATAG
- the LOC123228153 gene encoding GATA transcription factor 19-like isoform X5, translating to MNPRTLQARPYGDFDDRNNYNNNNHHHHPVVQNDAEEAGLSDSEDEAKEEEETQVRSLVNHERTNGSRPRYPESTGTGELTLSFEGEVYVFPAVTPQKVRALLLLLGECDIPTAVPSSEGFLQENVKVVGNASHGSKLSGRIASLMRFREKRKERCFEKRIHYNCRKEVAERMNRKNGQFTSSKGSYNTDAVNSNPSNCAASESLLRRCQHCGVSQQFTPAMRRGPAGPRTLCNACGLMWANKGTLRDLTKGGRTGSFENELETRSDVKPSTMEAENIYANQDEQASPDETKPVAMQPENNSLMPNEQQDLQDTMDELADASGSDFEIPSHFNAQVALLIYYSSVDSSL from the exons ATGAATCCAAGAACGCTTCAAGCGCGACCTTACGGAGACTTTGACGACcgtaataattataataataacaatcatcatcatcatccggTGGTACAAAATGACGCCGAAGAAGCCGGACTGTCTGACTCCGAAGATGAagcaaaggaagaagaagaaactcaaGTTAGGTCGTTGGTCAACCATGAGAGGACTAATGGTAGTAGACCTCGTTATCCTGAGTCAACTGGCACTGGTGAACTTACTCTATCCTTCGAAGGCGAGGTCTATGTCTTCCCTGCCGTAACTCCTCAGAAG GTGCGCGCACTGCTTTTATTGCTAGGTGAGTGTGATATTCCTACTGCTGTTCCCAGCTCTGAAGGTTTTCTACAAGAAAATGTCAAG GTTGTGGGAAATGCCTCACATGGGTCAAAGCTTTCAGGAAGAATTGCCTCACTCATGAGGTTTCGTGAAAAGCGGAAAGAAAGATGctttgaaaagagaattcattACAATTGTCGGAAAGAGGTTGCTGAGAG GATGAATCGTAAGAATGGACAATTTACATCATCAAAGGGTTCTTATAATACAGATGCTGTAAATTCAAATCCAAGCAATTGTGCTGCTTCAGAATCTCT TTTACGAAGATGTCAACATTGTGGGGTAAGCCAGCAGTTCACTCCAGCAATGCGTAGGGGGCCAGCTGGTCCTAGAACTCTTTGCAATGCTTGTGGCCTTATGTGGGCAAACAAG GGAACCTTGAGAGATCTTACAAAAGGGGGAAGGACTGGTTCTTTTGAAAATGAGTTG GAAACTCGAAGTGATGTTAAGCCTTCAACCATGGAAGCGGAAAATATTTACGCCAACCAGGATGAGCAG GCAAGCCCGGATGAGACAAAGCCTGTAGCTATGCAGccagaaaataattctttgaTGCCAAATGAGCAG CAGGATTTGCAGGACACAATGGACGAGCTTGCAGATGCTTCAGGATCAGATTTTGAAATCCCTTCACATTTCAATGCTCAG GTAGCATTGCTCATATACTATTCTAGTGTTGACTCCTCTTTGTGA
- the LOC123228153 gene encoding GATA transcription factor 19-like isoform X3, with translation MNPRTLQARPYGDFDDRNNYNNNNHHHHPVVQNDAEEAGLSDSEDEAKEEEETQVRSLVNHERTNGSRPRYPESTGTGELTLSFEGEVYVFPAVTPQKVRALLLLLGECDIPTAVPSSEGFLQENVKVVGNASHGSKLSGRIASLMRFREKRKERCFEKRIHYNCRKEVAERMNRKNGQFTSSKGSYNTDAVNSNPSNCAASESLLRRCQHCGVSQQFTPAMRRGPAGPRTLCNACGLMWANKGTLRDLTKGGRTGSFENELETRSDVKPSTMEAENIYANQDEQASPDETKPVAMQPENNSLMPNEQLNNEQYLLESDDGITNHMPIEVENSFMNLDEEDLQDTMDELADASGSDFEIPSHFNAQVALLIYYSSVDSSL, from the exons ATGAATCCAAGAACGCTTCAAGCGCGACCTTACGGAGACTTTGACGACcgtaataattataataataacaatcatcatcatcatccggTGGTACAAAATGACGCCGAAGAAGCCGGACTGTCTGACTCCGAAGATGAagcaaaggaagaagaagaaactcaaGTTAGGTCGTTGGTCAACCATGAGAGGACTAATGGTAGTAGACCTCGTTATCCTGAGTCAACTGGCACTGGTGAACTTACTCTATCCTTCGAAGGCGAGGTCTATGTCTTCCCTGCCGTAACTCCTCAGAAG GTGCGCGCACTGCTTTTATTGCTAGGTGAGTGTGATATTCCTACTGCTGTTCCCAGCTCTGAAGGTTTTCTACAAGAAAATGTCAAG GTTGTGGGAAATGCCTCACATGGGTCAAAGCTTTCAGGAAGAATTGCCTCACTCATGAGGTTTCGTGAAAAGCGGAAAGAAAGATGctttgaaaagagaattcattACAATTGTCGGAAAGAGGTTGCTGAGAG GATGAATCGTAAGAATGGACAATTTACATCATCAAAGGGTTCTTATAATACAGATGCTGTAAATTCAAATCCAAGCAATTGTGCTGCTTCAGAATCTCT TTTACGAAGATGTCAACATTGTGGGGTAAGCCAGCAGTTCACTCCAGCAATGCGTAGGGGGCCAGCTGGTCCTAGAACTCTTTGCAATGCTTGTGGCCTTATGTGGGCAAACAAG GGAACCTTGAGAGATCTTACAAAAGGGGGAAGGACTGGTTCTTTTGAAAATGAGTTG GAAACTCGAAGTGATGTTAAGCCTTCAACCATGGAAGCGGAAAATATTTACGCCAACCAGGATGAGCAG GCAAGCCCGGATGAGACAAAGCCTGTAGCTATGCAGccagaaaataattctttgaTGCCAAATGAGCAG TTGAACAATGAGCAGTATCTGTTGGAAAGTGATGATGGTATTACAAATCATATGCCCATTGAAGTGGAGAATTCATTTATGAACCTTGATGAGGAG GATTTGCAGGACACAATGGACGAGCTTGCAGATGCTTCAGGATCAGATTTTGAAATCCCTTCACATTTCAATGCTCAG GTAGCATTGCTCATATACTATTCTAGTGTTGACTCCTCTTTGTGA
- the LOC123227505 gene encoding methylmalonate-semialdehyde dehydrogenase [acylating], mitochondrial, with protein sequence MLTRFSSLQRARNFKAVRPQIFAKLSTAAEPSSNQPSPLRVPNLIGGAFVDSQSSASIDVINPATQEVVSQVPLTTNDEFKAAVSAAKQAFPSWRNTPITTRQRIMFKLQELIRRDIEKLAINITTEQGKTLKDAHGDVFRGLEVVEHACGMATLQMGEYVPNVSNGIDTYSIREPLGVCAGICPFNFPAMIPLWMFPVAITCGNTFVLKPSEKDPGASIMLAELAMEAGLPNGVLNIIHGTNDIVNAICDDEDIRAISFVGSNTAGMHIYARGSATGKRIQSNMGAKNHGIVLPDANIDATLNALVAAGFGAAGQRCMALSTVVFVGDSSWEDKLVERAKALKVNAGTEPDTDLGPVISKQAKERICGLIQSGVESGARLLLDGRNIVVPGYEHGNFIGPTILTDVTADMECYKEEIFGPVLLCMRAESLEEAIHIVNKNKYGNGAAIFTSSGIAARKFQTEIEAGQVGINVPIPVPLPFFSFTGSKASFAGDLNFYGKAGVNFYTQIKTITQQWKDFPGGTGVSLAMPTSQK encoded by the exons atgTTGACGCGATTCTCTTCTCTTCAACGAG CAAGGAATTTCAAGGCCGTGAGGCCGCAGATTTTTGCCAAGTTATCTACAGCAGCCGAACCCTCTTCCAACCAGCCTAGCCCTCTG AGGGTTCCCAATCTTATTGGTGGTGCTTTTGTTGATTCACAATCATCTGCTTCCATAGACGTTATAAATCCT GCAACACAAGAAGTTGTTTCACAAGTTCCTTTAACTACAAATGATGAGTTCAAGGCTGCAGTTTCTGCAGCAAAGCAAGCTTTTCCATCATGGCGCAACACACCAATAACAACCCGTCAACGGATCATGTTTAAGCTCCAAGAGCTTATTCGGAGAGACATT gaGAAGCTGGCCATAAACATTACAACTGAACAGGGAAAGACATTGAAGGATGCCCATGGAGATGTGTTTCGTGGTCTCG aGGTGGTGGAACATGCATGTGGAATGGCAACTCTGCAGATGGGGGAGTATGTCCCCAATGTATCAAACGGAATTGACACTTATAGCATTAGAGAGCCTCTCGGTGTTTGTGCTGGGATTTGTCCCTTCAACTTCCCAGCAATGATTCCCTTGTGG ATGTTCCCAGTGGCCATTACATGTGGTAATACGTTTGTCTTAAAGCCATCGGAGAAGGATCCAG GGGCTTCTATAATGCTTGCAGAATTAGCAATGGAGGCTGGTTTGCCAAATGGTGTTTTGAATATCATTCATGGAACCAAT GATATTGTCAATGCTATATGTGATGATGAGGATATCAGAGCTATATCTTTTGTTGGTTCAAATACA GCTGGAATGCACATATATGCAAGAGGATCAGCCACAGGAAAGCGCATTCAG TCCAACATGGGAGCCAAAAATCATGGAATTGTCCTTCCTGATGCAAACATAGATGCTACTTTAAATGCTTTGGTTGCTGCTGGTTTTGGTGCTGCTGGACAAAGATGCATGGCACTCAGCACTGTAGTTTTTGTCGGAGACTCATCATG GGAGGACAAACTGGTGGAGCGTGCAAAAGCTCTTAAAGTAAATGCTGGAACAGAACCTGATACTGACCTTGGTCCAGTTATTAGCAAACAG GCGAAGGAACGAATATGCGGATTAATTCAAAGTGGTGTTGAAAGTGGTGCCAGACTACTGCTCGATGGGAGGAATATAGTG GTTCCAGGATACGAGCATGGCAATTTTATTGGTCCCACTATCTTAACTGATGTCACAGCTGACATGGAGTGTTACAAG GAGGAAATCTTCGGCCCAGTTCTTCTTTGCATGCGG GCTGAGAGCTTGGAAGAGGCCATACACATTGTCAACAAAAACAA ATATGGTAATGGAGCTGCTATTTTCACATCATCTGGCATAGCTGCAAGGAAATTCCAGACTGAGATTGAGGCTGGACAG GTTGGCATCAACGTGCCAATACCAGTCCCCTTGCCCTTTTTCTCATTTACTGGCTCCAAGGCATCATTTGCTGGCGATCTTAACTTCTATG GAAAGGCTGGAGTCAACTTTTACACCCAGATCAAAACAATAACGCAACAATGGAAGGATTTTCCTGGTGGCACTGGAGTTTCACTTGCAATGCCAACTTCTCAGAAGTAA